A region of the Clostridium estertheticum subsp. estertheticum genome:
AGCTACTCCACTATAACCTTTCTTCTGCGCACAACAAAAATATGAATAATACCCTTCTATATTTTTAAGCTCATCGCTTATTTGATCCTCTTGAATTTTTGTTTCTTGCAAACATAAAACCTCTGGTTGCTCACTCTCGACCCATTCAATAAATCCTTTATTTTTTATGGCTCTTATACCATTTACATTCCATGAATAAATTTTCATAAAAACACCTTCCTCGTAAAGTTATTTAATACATGTAAGTTACCTATATATTTATCATTTACTGTTTTTTATCAAGTATGTAAAACTCTTAATATTAATATATCATATTATTGAGTAAATAAAATTACCTTTTGTAATTATTGCTTAAAATATGTCCTATTACTATCACCCTTATAGTTAAATCAGAATACTATTATATTGAAGGGGATGTTATTCATGGATTATAGAGAAAAATATACTGGAAATAAAGAGAAATTTTACTTTTTTTTAAAAGATGAAGTTATAAGATTATTCAAAGACAAGCTCAAAATAGATGGAGCTCTTGTTAACATACCAGATGATGAAGAATTGAATTACCAATTTAAACTTGATAGTGATGAAAATTATGGTGATTTTACAATTAAAGTTACATGGGGACAAAAGCCAAAACAAACTAAAGCATTAGAAGAAGATATCAATATAAGTTCTGCTGATGAATTTGAAGAAAAGACCAATATAAATTCTGATGATGCATTAAAAGAAGATACCAATATAAACTCTGATGGAATGAAAATAACTACTGATGTAAGCTTTGATTATGAGCCATTTGAACTTTAATAAATACTAAATTAACACTCCCTGGGGATATTTTGTATGACTTTTCTTTTCCTAAACATTTCTTAAGACTCCTCAGGGTTTTATATATAAATTTCAAGATTGATATTGTTTATATTATTCATTGTTATAAGGAGGTCACATTGTGGAACAAGAAAATATAAATTTAATATTATCTCAATATAATATTAATATTGTTGATATAAAACAACAATCTGATAAAGGTAAGAAGGCCATCTGGTGGATAAAAACTACCGACGGTGATAAAGTCTTAAAAAAACACTCCTGCTCATCTAAAACCCTCGAATTCATACTCTCAGCTGTTGAGCACTTAAAAAACAGAGAGGTTAACTTATCTAATATTATTAAAACAAAAACCAATAATAGTTATATAAAAGGAGTTAATTGCTGTTACGTTTTAAGTGATGCTATTATCGGTAATACTCCAAATGAGGACAAACCTCAAGAATTAAAAATGATAGTCGAAGAGCTAGCAAGGTTCCATTACGCTTCTAGAGGTTTTGAATTTCCTGATGATTGCAAGCCAAGGTTACATCTAGGCCTTCAAAAAGAAGAATTTGAAGGTCAAATGATTAAATTAAAAGGTTTTTATGATACCGAAATGTCTATTGCTAAACATTCAGAATTCGGACAAATTATTTTATCACAGTTTCCTTATTTTTACAAAAGAATGCAATTAGCAATAGCTGAAAATGAGAAATCA
Encoded here:
- a CDS encoding CotS family spore coat protein, translating into MEQENINLILSQYNINIVDIKQQSDKGKKAIWWIKTTDGDKVLKKHSCSSKTLEFILSAVEHLKNREVNLSNIIKTKTNNSYIKGVNCCYVLSDAIIGNTPNEDKPQELKMIVEELARFHYASRGFEFPDDCKPRLHLGLQKEEFEGQMIKLKGFYDTEMSIAKHSEFGQIILSQFPYFYKRMQLAIAENEKSGYASWALETKNTNCLCHQDFTASNLILTSSKEIFVLDIDSITIDLPTRDIRKFLNKIMKKKGQWDLKLTSQILQWYNAINPLEHWKWQVLKESLIFPHLFVGIMSKYYEKREISWPEARYIERLKGMIKIEKSIGPILQDFERIIP